In one window of Duganella dendranthematis DNA:
- a CDS encoding sulfite oxidase heme-binding subunit YedZ — protein MPTTKQISWLKGAVFVAALIPLARMAYLTLTGQLVDPLEFITRGTGDWTLYFLTITLAVTPLRKLSGWNWLIKLRRMVGLYTFFYGFLHFMTFLWFDHFFDLAEMWKDVLKRPFITVGFIAFVLLIPLALTSTNGMIKRLGGKRWQWLHRLIYVIAPLALLHFWWMKAGKHNFAQPILFIAIIGTLLLMRVWWAARKAAQ, from the coding sequence ATGCCGACCACGAAACAAATCAGCTGGCTCAAGGGCGCCGTGTTTGTCGCGGCGCTGATTCCCCTGGCGCGCATGGCGTATCTGACGCTGACCGGGCAACTGGTCGACCCGCTCGAATTCATCACGCGCGGCACCGGCGACTGGACCTTGTACTTCCTGACCATCACGCTGGCGGTGACGCCGCTGCGCAAGCTGAGCGGATGGAACTGGCTGATCAAGCTGCGCCGCATGGTGGGGCTGTACACCTTCTTCTACGGCTTCCTGCACTTCATGACCTTTTTGTGGTTCGACCATTTCTTTGATCTGGCCGAGATGTGGAAGGACGTGCTGAAGCGGCCGTTCATCACGGTCGGCTTCATCGCCTTCGTGCTGCTGATTCCGCTGGCCTTGACCAGCACCAACGGCATGATCAAGCGCCTGGGCGGCAAGCGCTGGCAGTGGCTGCACCGGCTGATCTACGTGATCGCTCCGCTGGCGCTGCTGCACTTCTGGTGGATGAAAGCCGGCAAGCACAACTTCGCCCAGCCGATCCTGTTCATCGCCATCATCGGCACGCTGCTGCTGATGCGCGTCTGGTGGGCGGCGCGCAAAGCGGCGCAGTAA
- a CDS encoding cytochrome c biogenesis protein ResB, translating to MTSPSTTGIELKTRRPIIGEIVELISSMRFAIALLAMIAIAAVIGTVMKQGEASSNYINQFGPFWYEIFRKIGLYTVYSAWWFLLLMTALVTSTTLCIVRNAPKMMKDMRSWRENVREQSLLNFHHKMQWQAPLSRAALAQQSAARLKDAGYQVKLVEKDNGTLVAAKQGAANKFGYIFAHASIVIICIGGLLDSDVPVRMQEWFFGKTPFNGSGLISQVPPQHRLGVGNPTFRGNTMIPEGQNSNTAILARPDGVLIQELPFTISLKKFTIDFYSTGMPKLFASDVEVRDNQTGETVKGTIEVNHPLTFNGVSIYQSSFEDGGSKLKLSGFPMTGNGAERFEIAGEVGGTTPLTKDTTVEWSGFRPFNVENVGPTDDPRAVKQGKSLEEELAQSLDKHTGSAGKNAVNKNLKNVGPSVSYKLRDKTGQAREYQNYMQPVTVDGATVFLAGVRANPSDNFSYLRIPADDGHSVTEWMRLRAALQDPALRAAAAQRYAARATPNSAAGDALRAQLQASADKSLGIFAGSDKAAGFMAISQFLEKVPAAEQEKAADVFMKILNGSLWDLWQVARAKDQLPPVSEDEIHARFLQLATNALSDAFFYGAPVYLQLDDYNEIKASVFQVTRSPGKNVVYLGCLFLVLGVFAMFYIRERRLWIWIKDGANGASDALMAMSTQRKTLDFEREFEILKEKLPQSAA from the coding sequence ATGACTAGCCCTAGCACCACCGGCATCGAGCTGAAAACCCGCCGCCCCATCATTGGCGAAATCGTTGAACTGATTTCTTCCATGCGCTTTGCCATCGCCTTGCTGGCGATGATTGCGATCGCCGCCGTCATCGGCACCGTGATGAAGCAGGGCGAGGCGTCGAGCAATTACATCAACCAGTTCGGCCCGTTCTGGTACGAGATCTTCCGCAAGATCGGCCTGTACACCGTGTACTCGGCCTGGTGGTTCCTGCTGCTGATGACGGCGCTGGTTACCTCGACCACGCTGTGCATCGTGCGCAATGCACCAAAGATGATGAAGGACATGCGCAGCTGGCGCGAGAACGTGCGCGAACAGTCGCTGCTGAACTTCCACCACAAGATGCAATGGCAGGCGCCGCTGTCACGCGCGGCGCTGGCGCAGCAGAGCGCCGCGCGGCTGAAGGACGCCGGCTATCAGGTCAAGCTGGTGGAAAAGGATAACGGCACGCTGGTGGCGGCCAAGCAGGGCGCCGCCAACAAGTTCGGCTACATTTTCGCCCACGCGTCGATCGTCATCATCTGTATCGGCGGGCTGCTCGATTCGGACGTACCGGTCCGCATGCAGGAATGGTTCTTCGGCAAGACGCCGTTCAACGGCAGCGGCCTGATTTCGCAAGTGCCGCCGCAGCACCGTCTCGGCGTCGGCAATCCCACCTTCCGTGGCAACACCATGATTCCGGAAGGACAGAACAGCAATACCGCCATCCTGGCCCGTCCGGACGGCGTGCTGATCCAGGAACTGCCGTTCACCATCAGCCTGAAAAAATTCACCATCGATTTCTACAGCACCGGCATGCCCAAGCTGTTCGCCAGCGACGTCGAAGTGCGCGACAACCAGACCGGCGAAACGGTCAAGGGCACCATCGAAGTCAATCACCCGCTGACCTTCAACGGCGTGTCGATTTACCAGTCCAGCTTTGAAGACGGCGGCAGCAAGCTTAAACTGAGCGGCTTCCCGATGACCGGCAACGGCGCCGAGCGGTTCGAGATCGCCGGCGAAGTCGGCGGCACCACGCCGCTGACCAAGGACACCACGGTCGAATGGTCGGGCTTCCGTCCGTTCAACGTGGAAAACGTCGGCCCGACCGATGACCCGCGCGCCGTCAAGCAGGGCAAGAGCCTGGAAGAAGAACTGGCGCAAAGCCTGGACAAGCACACCGGCTCGGCCGGCAAGAACGCCGTCAACAAGAACCTGAAAAACGTCGGTCCGAGCGTCAGCTACAAGCTGCGCGACAAGACCGGCCAGGCGCGCGAATACCAGAACTACATGCAGCCGGTCACGGTCGACGGCGCCACCGTGTTCCTGGCCGGCGTACGCGCCAATCCGTCGGACAACTTCAGCTACCTGCGCATTCCGGCCGACGACGGCCACAGCGTGACCGAATGGATGCGCCTGCGCGCCGCGCTGCAAGATCCGGCCTTGCGCGCCGCCGCCGCCCAGCGTTACGCCGCACGCGCCACGCCCAATTCCGCCGCCGGCGACGCCCTGCGCGCGCAGTTGCAGGCCTCGGCCGACAAGAGCCTGGGCATCTTTGCCGGCAGCGACAAGGCGGCCGGCTTCATGGCCATTTCGCAGTTCCTGGAAAAAGTCCCGGCCGCCGAGCAGGAGAAGGCCGCCGATGTCTTCATGAAGATCCTCAACGGCAGCCTGTGGGACCTGTGGCAAGTCGCGCGCGCCAAGGACCAGCTGCCGCCGGTGAGCGAAGACGAAATCCACGCCCGTTTCCTGCAACTGGCCACCAACGCGCTGTCGGATGCGTTCTTCTACGGCGCCCCGGTCTACCTGCAACTGGACGACTACAACGAAATCAAGGCCTCGGTGTTCCAGGTGACCCGCTCGCCGGGCAAGAATGTTGTCTATCTCGGCTGCCTGTTCCTGGTGCTGGGGGTGTTCGCCATGTTCTACATCCGCGAACGCCGCCTGTGGATCTGGATCAAGGACGGCGCCAACGGCGCCAGCGACGCGCTGATGGCCATGAGCACCCAACGCAAGACGCTGGATTTTGAACGCGAATTTGAAATACTGAAGGAAAAACTGCCGCAGTCGGCAGCATAG
- the cyaY gene encoding iron donor protein CyaY → MGESEFLAQAEATLNAIEAALDRLNDADMTDVECSRSGNVLEIEFIDNGSKIIVNSQAAMSELWVASRSGGYHYKQKDGKWLNTRDGSELFATLSEEVSKQGGAPVVLTPDA, encoded by the coding sequence ATGGGCGAATCAGAATTCCTGGCGCAAGCCGAAGCCACCCTCAACGCCATTGAGGCCGCGCTGGACCGTTTAAACGATGCCGACATGACCGATGTCGAATGCAGCCGCAGCGGCAACGTGCTGGAGATTGAGTTTATCGACAACGGTTCCAAGATCATCGTCAACAGCCAGGCGGCGATGTCCGAGCTGTGGGTGGCCTCGCGTTCCGGCGGCTACCACTATAAGCAAAAAGACGGCAAGTGGCTCAATACCCGCGACGGCTCCGAGCTGTTTGCCACCCTGTCCGAGGAAGTCTCGAAGCAGGGCGGCGCGCCAGTGGTGCTGACGCCTGACGCTTAA
- a CDS encoding pilus assembly protein PilM, translating into MIDLKALLGQGNPPLVGIDISTSSVRLVELAHGAKGDIKLERYAAEPLPRNAVTDGNIENMDQVVEAVRRVWKKSGTRARHAALGMPPASVITKKIILPAGMSEDQLEVQVESEASQYIPFALDEVSLDFDVIGPAANSTDDIEVMLAASRREKVEDRVAIAEASGLKATVMDIESYAARAALDRVVTQLPDAGIGQVIALFQIGAQVTHISVMLDGVTVYEREQPFGGNTLTQDIVRSYGLSFEEAEARKKIGDLPDNYHAELLTPFLESAALEVTRAVQFFYTSTPYTKVDQLYLAGGCALIPGLLDLVASRTRIASSVISPFKGMQIGSSVREAQLRLDAPAYLVACGLALRRFG; encoded by the coding sequence ATGATCGACCTCAAGGCCTTGCTGGGGCAGGGCAATCCGCCGCTGGTGGGCATCGACATCAGCACCTCCAGCGTGCGGCTGGTGGAGCTGGCGCACGGCGCCAAGGGTGACATCAAGCTGGAGCGCTACGCCGCCGAGCCGCTGCCGCGCAACGCCGTCACCGACGGCAATATCGAGAACATGGACCAGGTGGTGGAAGCGGTGCGCCGGGTCTGGAAGAAGAGCGGCACGCGCGCCCGCCATGCGGCGTTGGGCATGCCGCCGGCTTCCGTCATCACCAAGAAAATCATCCTGCCGGCCGGCATGTCGGAAGACCAGCTGGAAGTGCAGGTCGAATCCGAAGCGAGTCAGTACATTCCGTTTGCGCTGGACGAAGTCAGCCTGGATTTCGACGTGATCGGTCCGGCCGCCAATTCCACCGACGATATCGAAGTCATGCTGGCCGCGTCGCGCCGTGAAAAGGTCGAGGACCGGGTGGCGATTGCCGAAGCGTCCGGCCTCAAGGCTACCGTGATGGACATCGAATCCTACGCCGCCCGCGCCGCGTTGGACCGCGTGGTGACGCAGCTGCCGGACGCCGGCATCGGTCAGGTGATCGCGCTGTTCCAGATCGGCGCCCAAGTCACGCATATTTCCGTGATGCTGGACGGCGTCACCGTCTACGAGCGCGAGCAGCCGTTCGGCGGCAACACGCTGACCCAGGACATTGTGCGCAGCTACGGCCTGTCGTTTGAAGAAGCCGAGGCGCGCAAGAAAATCGGCGACCTGCCGGACAACTACCACGCCGAACTACTGACGCCATTCCTGGAAAGCGCCGCGCTGGAAGTCACGCGCGCGGTCCAGTTCTTCTACACCTCCACCCCCTACACCAAGGTCGACCAGCTATATCTGGCCGGCGGCTGCGCGCTGATTCCGGGGCTGCTGGACCTGGTGGCCAGCCGCACCCGCATCGCCAGTTCGGTGATCTCGCCGTTCAAGGGCATGCAGATCGGTTCGTCGGTGCGTGAGGCGCAGCTGCGGCTGGACGCGCCGGCCTACCTGGTGGCCTGCGGTCTGGCCCTGCGGAGGTTCGGCTGA
- the lptM gene encoding LPS translocon maturation chaperone LptM has product MKSTFRLIIGTSILCLTTLLSACGQPGPLYLPKPPAAKPTAKSGAVAPTTSPVPPAPQQ; this is encoded by the coding sequence GTGAAGTCCACTTTCCGTTTGATTATCGGCACATCTATCCTGTGCCTGACCACCTTGCTGAGCGCCTGCGGCCAACCCGGCCCGCTGTACCTGCCCAAGCCTCCTGCAGCCAAGCCCACCGCCAAGAGCGGCGCCGTTGCGCCTACCACCTCGCCGGTGCCTCCCGCGCCTCAACAATAA
- a CDS encoding PilN domain-containing protein, protein MIRINLLPHREEKRKQKKQAFFALLALGGVIGIGIVLVVGAYNARAISIQDARNQELKTAITGLDKKIAEIATLKQDIEALKARQQAVEDLQGDRNQPVYLLDELVSQTPAGVYLKSFRQDGQKVAVNGYAQSQERVSELLRNLAGASPWLERPDLIEVKSTGLGQGKTAKKVVEFNLNVFIKRPRDKDKPADGAKAKPQERT, encoded by the coding sequence ATGATACGCATAAACCTGCTGCCGCACCGCGAAGAGAAACGCAAGCAGAAGAAGCAAGCCTTCTTCGCGCTGCTGGCGCTCGGCGGCGTGATCGGCATCGGCATCGTGCTGGTGGTCGGCGCCTACAACGCGCGCGCCATTTCGATCCAGGACGCCCGCAACCAGGAACTGAAAACCGCGATCACGGGACTCGACAAAAAAATCGCCGAAATCGCCACGCTGAAGCAGGACATCGAAGCGCTGAAGGCGCGCCAGCAGGCGGTGGAGGATTTGCAAGGCGACCGCAACCAGCCGGTCTACCTGCTGGATGAACTGGTCAGCCAGACGCCGGCCGGCGTCTACCTCAAGTCGTTCCGGCAGGATGGTCAGAAGGTGGCCGTCAACGGTTATGCGCAGTCGCAGGAGCGCGTCTCGGAACTGCTGCGCAATCTGGCCGGCGCCTCGCCGTGGCTGGAGCGGCCGGACCTGATCGAAGTGAAATCCACCGGCCTCGGCCAGGGCAAGACCGCCAAGAAAGTGGTGGAGTTCAATCTCAACGTCTTCATCAAGCGTCCGCGCGACAAGGACAAGCCGGCGGATGGCGCCAAGGCCAAGCCGCAGGAGCGCACCTGA
- the ccsB gene encoding c-type cytochrome biogenesis protein CcsB, which yields MEMTQSQQTYQQAPGYFKRLTVADWLFALALLAGALFGLSRYGAFMNYYEQVILLAAVPVFATLGWHWKAVRWLMPLIALLSLWAISMYAGDLDNGTKKFWLRMMLSSQSAVLWMSVMFVIATVFYWIGFIGRSAAASSIGSKLCWAAVVLGWTAMMVRWYESYLIGADVGHIPVSNLYEVFILFSLITAMFYLYFEQRYATRQMGPFVLLVISAAIGFLMWYTTSRNAADIQPLLPALQSWWMKIHVPANFIGYGNFALAAMVAAAYLLKTSGYLNDRLPSEEVLDDVMYKAISAGFAFFTIATILGALWAAEAWGGYWSWDPKETWALIVWLNYAAWLHMRLMTGLRGRPAAWWALVGLLVTTFAFLGVNMFLSGLHSYGKL from the coding sequence ATGGAAATGACCCAATCCCAGCAAACCTATCAGCAGGCGCCAGGCTATTTCAAGCGCCTCACGGTGGCCGACTGGCTGTTCGCGCTGGCGCTGCTGGCCGGCGCGCTGTTCGGCCTGAGCCGCTACGGCGCGTTCATGAATTATTACGAGCAGGTGATCCTGCTGGCAGCTGTGCCGGTGTTCGCCACGCTGGGCTGGCACTGGAAGGCGGTGCGCTGGCTGATGCCGCTGATCGCGCTGCTGTCGCTGTGGGCGATTTCGATGTACGCCGGCGACCTCGATAACGGCACCAAAAAATTCTGGCTGCGCATGATGTTGTCGAGCCAGTCGGCGGTGTTGTGGATGAGCGTGATGTTCGTCATCGCCACCGTGTTCTACTGGATCGGCTTCATCGGCCGCTCGGCCGCCGCCTCCAGCATCGGCTCCAAGCTGTGCTGGGCCGCCGTGGTGCTGGGCTGGACTGCGATGATGGTGCGCTGGTACGAGTCCTACCTGATCGGCGCCGACGTCGGCCACATTCCGGTCTCCAACCTGTACGAAGTGTTCATCCTGTTCTCGCTGATCACCGCGATGTTCTACCTGTACTTCGAACAGCGCTACGCCACCCGCCAGATGGGCCCGTTCGTGCTGCTGGTGATCTCGGCCGCGATCGGCTTCCTGATGTGGTACACCACCTCGCGCAACGCCGCCGACATCCAGCCGCTGCTGCCGGCGCTGCAAAGCTGGTGGATGAAAATCCACGTCCCGGCCAACTTCATTGGCTACGGCAACTTCGCGCTGGCCGCCATGGTGGCCGCGGCCTACCTGCTGAAAACCTCGGGCTACCTGAACGACCGCCTGCCGTCGGAAGAAGTGCTGGATGACGTCATGTACAAGGCCATCTCGGCCGGTTTCGCCTTCTTCACCATCGCCACCATTCTCGGCGCGCTGTGGGCGGCCGAAGCGTGGGGCGGCTACTGGTCGTGGGATCCGAAAGAGACCTGGGCGCTGATCGTCTGGCTCAACTACGCGGCTTGGCTGCATATGCGCCTGATGACCGGCCTGCGCGGCCGTCCGGCGGCGTGGTGGGCGCTGGTGGGCCTGCTGGTGACGACCTTTGCTTTCCTGGGCGTCAACATGTTCCTGTCCGGTCTGCACTCTTACGGCAAGTTGTAA
- a CDS encoding penicillin-binding protein 1A, translating into MASSNSAPPPTNPPDQNGKQTRKAPSRSSRFFLLAGLSVLGLGVTGVLLVVFGLAMAYPNLPELDTLTDYRPKMPLRIFSADNVLIGEFGEERRNLVRIKDIPDVMKKAVLAIEDDRFYEHGGVDYTGILRAGLHNAIGSGGKQGASTITQQVARNFFLSSEQTIKRKVYEMLLAWKIEKNLSKDQILEVYMNQIYLGQRAYGFSSAAQIYFGKNLRDISIAEAAMLAGLPKAPSAYNPVVNPKRARTRQQYILQRMHELGYISDKQYETAKAEELKVKTDSSEFGVHAEYVAELARQLVYEQFKEDTYTRGLNVFTTITKADQDAAYLALRKGVMDYERRHAYRGPEAYIDIPAKKEEADDAIETVLAEHPDNDDLIAAVVLSATPQLITAVTASGDEIKISGAGLEQGRSWLSDKNPPNKRIRRGAVIRVLQEGKDWLVAQMPEIESAFVAASTQDGAIKAMVGGFDYNRNKFNHVTQAWRQPGSSFKPFIYSASLERGLSPATIINDAPISFDAGQTGGQAWEPKNYDGKYEGPMTMRKGLTKSKNMISIRILHRIGAKYGQEYATRFGFDADKNPPYLTLALGAGNVTPLQMAGAYAVFANGGYKVSPYLISKVTDADGKILSQAHPDQAGDEKNRVIDERNAFLMDSMLKDVVRFGTAAKANVLGRRDIAGKTGTTNDSIDAWFAGYQPKLVGIAWIGYDQPKNLGNRETGGGLALPIWISYMQKALKSIPIEERAVPDGVMLVGDEYYYTENPPGTGVNNLDAPGHGTPAEEKAKDAVKNELF; encoded by the coding sequence ATGGCTTCTTCCAACTCGGCACCGCCACCAACCAACCCGCCTGACCAAAATGGCAAGCAAACGCGCAAGGCGCCGTCGCGCTCGTCACGCTTCTTCCTGCTGGCCGGACTGTCCGTGCTCGGCCTGGGCGTCACGGGCGTGCTGCTGGTGGTGTTCGGCCTGGCGATGGCCTATCCCAACCTGCCCGAGCTCGACACGCTGACCGACTACCGGCCGAAGATGCCGCTGCGGATCTTCTCCGCCGATAATGTGCTGATCGGCGAATTCGGCGAAGAGCGCCGCAACCTGGTGCGCATCAAGGACATCCCGGACGTCATGAAGAAGGCGGTGCTGGCCATCGAGGACGACCGCTTCTATGAACACGGCGGCGTCGATTACACCGGCATCCTGCGCGCCGGCCTGCACAACGCCATCGGCAGCGGCGGCAAGCAAGGCGCCTCGACCATCACCCAGCAGGTGGCGCGCAACTTCTTCCTGTCCAGCGAACAGACTATCAAGCGCAAAGTCTACGAGATGCTGCTGGCGTGGAAGATCGAGAAGAACCTCAGCAAGGACCAGATTCTGGAGGTCTATATGAACCAGATCTACCTGGGCCAGCGCGCCTATGGCTTCTCGTCGGCCGCACAAATCTATTTCGGCAAAAACCTGCGCGACATTAGCATCGCCGAAGCGGCCATGCTGGCCGGCCTGCCGAAAGCGCCGTCGGCTTACAACCCGGTCGTCAATCCAAAGCGCGCACGCACCCGCCAACAGTACATCCTGCAGCGCATGCATGAGTTGGGTTACATCAGCGACAAGCAGTACGAGACCGCCAAGGCCGAAGAGCTGAAGGTCAAGACCGACAGCAGCGAGTTCGGCGTGCACGCCGAGTACGTGGCCGAACTGGCGCGCCAGCTGGTGTACGAACAGTTCAAGGAAGATACCTATACCCGCGGCCTGAACGTGTTTACCACCATCACCAAGGCCGACCAGGACGCCGCCTACCTGGCGCTGCGCAAGGGCGTGATGGACTACGAGCGCCGCCATGCCTACCGCGGTCCGGAAGCGTACATCGACATCCCGGCCAAGAAGGAAGAAGCCGACGACGCCATCGAGACCGTGCTGGCCGAGCATCCGGACAACGACGACCTGATCGCCGCCGTGGTGCTGTCGGCCACGCCGCAGCTGATTACCGCCGTGACCGCTTCGGGCGATGAAATCAAGATCAGCGGCGCCGGCCTGGAACAGGGCCGCTCGTGGCTGTCGGATAAAAACCCGCCGAACAAGCGCATCCGCCGTGGCGCGGTGATCCGCGTGCTGCAGGAGGGCAAAGACTGGCTGGTGGCGCAGATGCCGGAAATCGAATCGGCTTTTGTTGCGGCCAGCACGCAAGACGGCGCGATCAAGGCCATGGTGGGCGGCTTCGACTACAACCGCAACAAGTTCAACCACGTGACCCAGGCCTGGCGTCAGCCGGGCTCGTCGTTCAAGCCGTTCATCTATTCGGCCTCGCTGGAGCGCGGCCTGTCGCCGGCCACCATCATCAATGATGCGCCGATTTCGTTCGACGCCGGCCAGACCGGCGGCCAGGCGTGGGAGCCGAAGAACTACGACGGCAAGTACGAAGGGCCGATGACCATGCGCAAGGGCCTGACCAAGTCCAAGAACATGATCTCGATCCGCATCCTGCACCGCATCGGCGCCAAGTACGGCCAGGAATACGCAACCCGCTTCGGCTTTGACGCCGACAAGAACCCGCCTTATCTGACCTTGGCCCTGGGCGCCGGCAACGTCACGCCGCTGCAGATGGCCGGCGCGTATGCGGTGTTCGCCAACGGCGGCTACAAGGTCAGCCCTTACCTGATCTCCAAGGTGACCGATGCCGACGGCAAGATTTTGTCGCAGGCGCATCCGGACCAGGCCGGCGACGAGAAGAACCGCGTGATCGACGAGCGCAACGCCTTCCTGATGGATTCGATGCTGAAGGACGTGGTGCGCTTCGGCACGGCGGCCAAGGCCAATGTGCTGGGCCGGCGCGACATCGCCGGCAAGACCGGCACCACCAATGATTCGATCGACGCCTGGTTCGCCGGCTACCAGCCCAAGCTGGTGGGCATCGCCTGGATCGGCTACGACCAGCCTAAGAACCTGGGCAACCGCGAAACCGGCGGTGGCCTGGCGCTGCCGATCTGGATCAGCTACATGCAAAAAGCGCTGAAGAGCATTCCGATCGAGGAACGTGCGGTGCCGGACGGCGTGATGCTGGTGGGGGATGAGTATTACTATACGGAGAATCCGCCGGGCACCGGGGTCAACAACCTCGATGCGCCGGGGCATGGCACCCCGGCCGAGGAAAAGGCCAAGGATGCCGTGAAGAACGAGCTGTTTTAA
- the lysA gene encoding diaminopimelate decarboxylase, with protein sequence MSQFSYKDGVLHAEGASLTAIAEQFGTPTYVYSKAALLSNFAAYADACAGRDALVCYAMKANSNLAILDLLARQGAGFDIVSGGELLRVLAAGGDPGKVIFSGVGKSVDEMRLALSHDILCFNVESIPELHRLNEVAGSMGKKARISLRVNPNVDAKTHPYIATGLKANKFGVAFDDALDTYRTAAKLPHLDVSGIDCHIGSQLLDDAPLLEALDRLIELIDQLGAEGIELHHLDMGGGIGIDYRDADDAAPVPVGTYLGRVFARIDAWRAERHNGKPIKVIFEPGRSIVGDTGVLLTKVEFLKHGEEKNFCIVDAAMNDMARPALYQAWMDMQPVVQGSAAAAEFDVVGPICESGDWLARDRSLAVAAGDLLVMHTAGAYGMTMASNYNTRGRAAEVIVDGDTVHLVRQREKPEDLYALESVIK encoded by the coding sequence ATGTCGCAATTTTCGTATAAAGACGGCGTCCTGCACGCCGAAGGCGCGTCGCTAACCGCCATCGCTGAACAGTTCGGCACGCCGACCTATGTGTATTCGAAGGCCGCGTTGCTGTCCAACTTCGCCGCCTACGCCGACGCCTGCGCCGGCCGCGACGCGCTGGTGTGCTACGCCATGAAGGCCAACTCCAACCTGGCCATCCTCGACCTGCTGGCGCGCCAGGGCGCGGGCTTTGACATTGTCTCCGGCGGCGAACTACTGCGCGTGCTGGCGGCCGGTGGCGATCCTGGCAAGGTGATTTTCTCCGGCGTCGGCAAGAGCGTGGACGAAATGCGCCTGGCGCTGTCGCACGACATCCTGTGCTTCAACGTCGAATCGATCCCCGAGCTGCACCGCCTGAACGAGGTGGCCGGATCGATGGGCAAGAAGGCGCGCATCTCGCTGCGCGTGAATCCGAACGTCGACGCCAAGACCCACCCGTATATTGCGACCGGCCTGAAAGCCAACAAGTTCGGCGTGGCGTTCGACGATGCGCTGGACACCTACCGCACCGCCGCCAAGCTGCCGCACCTGGACGTGTCGGGCATCGACTGCCACATCGGCTCGCAACTGCTGGACGACGCGCCGCTGCTGGAAGCGCTGGACCGCTTGATCGAGCTGATCGACCAGCTGGGCGCCGAAGGCATCGAACTGCACCACCTGGACATGGGCGGCGGCATCGGCATCGACTACCGCGATGCGGACGACGCAGCGCCGGTGCCGGTTGGCACCTACCTGGGCCGCGTCTTTGCGCGCATCGACGCCTGGCGCGCCGAGCGTCACAACGGCAAGCCGATCAAGGTGATCTTCGAACCAGGCCGTTCGATCGTCGGCGACACCGGCGTGCTGCTGACCAAGGTCGAGTTCCTCAAGCATGGCGAAGAGAAGAACTTCTGCATCGTCGACGCGGCGATGAACGACATGGCGCGTCCAGCGCTGTACCAGGCCTGGATGGATATGCAGCCGGTGGTGCAAGGCAGCGCCGCCGCCGCCGAATTTGATGTGGTGGGACCGATCTGCGAATCCGGCGACTGGCTGGCGCGCGACCGTTCGCTGGCGGTGGCAGCCGGCGACCTGCTGGTGATGCACACCGCTGGCGCCTACGGCATGACCATGGCTTCCAACTACAACACCCGCGGCCGCGCGGCCGAGGTGATCGTCGACGGCGACACTGTCCATCTGGTGCGCCAGCGGGAGAAGCCGGAAGACTTGTACGCGCTGGAATCGGTGATCAAGTAA
- the msrP gene encoding protein-methionine-sulfoxide reductase catalytic subunit MsrP has protein sequence MLIKRSPNGIDLPFSSEITPRTLYESRRSFMKQIAMGAVGGAALLEMAQREAFAQGTGAKLAAKLNPAYSVLDKQTPYKDATTYNNFYEFGTDKSEPAMYAGTLKTRPWTISIEGEVKKPMTLDIDALLKLAPMEERVYRLRCVEGWSMVIPWIGYSLSELIKKVEPTGNAKYVEFVSLADKKQMPGVGSRVLQWPYTEGLRIDEANHPLALLAFGMYGEVLPNQNGAPVRMVLPWKYGFKSAKSIVKIRFVKDQPRTSWNLSAANEYGFYSNVNPDVDHPRWSQASERRIGEDGFLSRKRKTLMFNGYNDVAPLYAGMDLKKFY, from the coding sequence ATGTTGATCAAGCGTTCCCCGAATGGCATAGACCTGCCGTTTTCCTCTGAAATCACGCCGCGCACGCTGTACGAATCGCGCCGCAGCTTCATGAAGCAGATCGCCATGGGCGCGGTCGGCGGTGCGGCGCTGCTCGAAATGGCGCAGCGCGAAGCGTTTGCGCAGGGCACTGGCGCCAAGCTGGCCGCCAAGCTCAATCCGGCCTATTCGGTGCTCGACAAGCAGACGCCGTACAAAGACGCCACTACCTACAACAACTTCTACGAATTCGGCACCGACAAGAGCGAACCGGCGATGTACGCCGGCACGCTGAAGACGCGGCCGTGGACCATCTCCATCGAAGGCGAAGTCAAGAAGCCGATGACGCTGGACATCGATGCGCTGCTGAAATTGGCGCCGATGGAAGAGCGCGTCTACCGCCTGCGCTGCGTCGAAGGCTGGTCGATGGTGATCCCGTGGATCGGCTACTCGCTCTCCGAGCTCATCAAAAAGGTAGAGCCCACCGGTAACGCCAAGTATGTAGAATTCGTCTCATTGGCTGACAAGAAGCAGATGCCGGGCGTGGGCAGCCGCGTGCTGCAATGGCCGTACACCGAAGGCTTGCGCATCGACGAGGCCAATCACCCGCTGGCGCTGCTGGCCTTCGGCATGTATGGCGAAGTGCTGCCGAACCAGAACGGCGCGCCGGTGCGCATGGTGCTGCCGTGGAAGTACGGCTTCAAATCGGCCAAGTCGATCGTCAAGATCCGCTTCGTCAAAGACCAGCCGCGCACCTCGTGGAATCTGTCGGCGGCGAATGAGTACGGCTTCTACTCGAACGTGAATCCGGATGTGGATCACCCGCGCTGGTCGCAGGCGTCCGAGCGCCGCATCGGCGAAGACGGCTTCCTGTCGCGCAAGCGCAAGACGCTGATGTTCAACGGCTATAACGATGTGGCCCCGCTGTACGCGGGCATGGACCTGAAAAAATTCTACTGA